The segment TGGATCTATTTGCCTTTTAGATGTGATGGAGGACATTCATTGATGACCAATATGATTGTCTTATTTGTCTTTGTAGCTTGTTCTACATCTTTTTCCACATCAATAATAGGTTGTCACCTTCTTCATTGATTGGGCGTGTACctgattagattgttgtatgatcaAAATGGACAAGGAGATATGACGGTTATTCCAAGACATCATCATCCTACTAATTACTATATAGAGTGGGAGGCATTCCTACATTCATCCatagttttgtttcttcctatgGGAGACAAGTTGTTTGTATGCATGGCATCGTGTTTTCAAACACTTACCATTTTGCACAAGATTCTTCATTATGGGGAGGCTACATAGTCTCTCACTTTCCCTCTCATTGGGTGGACATAATTTGTATCTTTGTGATGGATATATTTTTGGGGGGGTATTGATGTCAAGACCTCCATACATCACTCATTCTATCACTTGGTCATATTTGCATTATCTCTTTTGGAAATGAGTTTTTTCCCACAggcttttctccttttctccatttatgAGAGATAATTTTCTTTGTACATGGGTAATTAACATGGCCTTGTTCTTGGCACCcctaatcatcatcatatcatactgcatattttatcattgttttgcatCAATTTCACAATAATTAtcattccctaagttgcacttaagtggggTGTTGGTGTGAATGTAGTTATATCCTAACTAGTTCTTAGTTAACACCTATTCACACATGTTAAATTTACTTAGGCATACTAGATGTTATTTATTCTAAGTGGAATTCTAGAAGATATGAATTATCTCTCATTTATTTAAGAAAGTGCATTATGCATTTAATATTTGTTACAGGGTATTTGTACCTACCTTATCACACCTTGCCTATATAATACAGGCCTATGTACATTTGTATTCATATTCAACCATTATCATTATATGCATTGTTATGCAATTTATCTCATCATTCTCTCTTGTGGAAGCTATTTCATTCTCGCAGTGATGTTTGGGGTGTTGTGGAGTCACTTATCAACTCCTACACTTTACACTTGTAGAAGAAAGTTAGTGCACATGTGAAACACATAAAGCTTCTATAAATATAATTTCTATAGTAAATTTCACTTCAAGGATGCCTCAAAAAGAAACAAATTCACCCATACAACATAAAAGCATATCTCATTCCAAATAGCTTATTTTTTCAAAAGGTGTGCCTTACAAAACAAGGAATGAAATGTTTCCACCATATCCTACTATAAAATATTAGAAATCATAAAAGTTGAACATATCGGTATGCTCCAAAATTTATGGGAGAGAACTCAATACTAAGGAGAAAAAACAACTCATTGACAAACATTATTGTGCATACCTTTCTATCTTGTCTTTCAACTCTTTGTTTGATGGCTACATAGTTtgcaatattttctttattttgttgACATTGGTTGTGTACTTGTTATCTATTGTAATCCTTAACCCCTTGGTGAGATTATCCTACTTTCTAGGGAAATGGCCTTGTCTACCTTTCAAATGAACAACAAAGGGCCAATTTTGTCATTTAGCACAATAGGACTCAACCAAAAAGGAATGGTATATTTAAAGTCACCTTAGTAGATGTTCATTTATTTTAACTAATTATTAGAAACCATCACATATGGAAATCCCAATTTGAGTAACCCATCAAActcctctcttttctctttcagcAACAACTATAGCTTACATATGAAAGCAAAGACTCCAGTCTAAAATAGAGTGACAATTGAACCTAGGTTCCCATGATTATATTTTTAATTCTTACTAGTAATAACACTTGAGGCCACCATTCATGGGGGATGATCCCACAATAATATGTCCCACTTTTGGGACATCCTAATTTTTTCTTGAAATCACATATTTtgcagaaaatataatgatttaagccttgagagGTTCTATTTAAGGGATATTAATTGAAAAGGATTAGATCAGATGAAAACCCCTTGGATAGAACCCCTCTAGTCTTAAATCATGCCTACAATGAAGTTTCCTCTCAACCtatcaaaatattgataaaaagcTAATTTTGCTTTACCTTTTGGGGagatcaaatgaattcatttagaagtatgttttgtaagtatgtagcccttattataagatttcaaAGAAATATAATTTTGAATATACTTTTATTGTTTATTTCTTgtgaatataggtttttcaccaaaaATTAAGGTCTTTGTTTGACACgtggaaaaatagaaaatagagaaaaaaaaatctaaatattaTGTATTCCCTAGGTATTGGTGTCATATTTCAACTAAAAAAGATGAACTTGATTCAAATGCATATAGAAAAATTTATGCGATATGACATACACctctatccaaattataattactttgactttaaaaattaattaaaaaaatatgtgcaacaataattatgaaaaaatatccatgcactaaacattggtgtaaaaaaaaaaaatttaaattataactTTATTCTTTCTATAAAAAAGTTATGCAGTCGAAGAAACAGAGGCATAGGGGAAAGCACCATCGGCATCAACACAAGCAACAGAGCATGTAGCAGATCCCGACAATATTGATCCTCGATCGATTCGAtcgaatttggataaatatttttcaTTACTACAGTGGATCAATCAATCAAGAGGGTTTATATCATATAAAATATATACTTCTACTTTCGTGTGCTAAAACTTTGGCCTGTAAACATAAAAGTACGATACGTGTAGTTCGGGAACAATTAGGTTCGGAACTCTTTACAAAatcattttcaaaagaaaaattcatttcttcatccttttcaaaAACTCGTTCACAAAGAGAATGAATTTGGAATTCATAAATTAGCCAGATAAATCCCCTGGCTAATTTCTGGCAAAAGATGCAGAATAAACAAATAGAAAACTGATTTGACCAATGAAATGCTTATTGAGCAATTGCCAAGATCAATTTATGATCCTATAGCTCTTTTCCACCCGGAAATCCCACCAAATGATTAGTAAATTACTACATGGAGAAAGCCGTGTGCAATGAAAATTGCAAGCACGGTTTGGGGAGAGATTTCTTGCTCTTATAAAAAGAAAGAGCGGATAATCCACTCCATCTGATGAGCTCCGGGTTCAAGTCTCGGGCATCCCAGAGTACTAGAATCTAGTACCTAAAGGTATTTTTACTTATGATCCAGTCCAATTCATGTTATTCATTGCTCTTAATAAGCAAGAGAGGCGGCATCCCACTATTCGAGAATCATCTGAGAAATGATAAGGTCTTTCTTACCCAGTTTTCTCCAATAACATTAGAGTTAATGGGCCTCGATATTGATCAGTAGTAGATATaaagtcatcatcatcatttcgTTTGACGGGATGTCTATATATTATACGTCCTTTGCTTAAATCGTAAAGAGGTAATTCAACTGTCACTCTATCTCCCGGTACTACTCGTATTGTTCGATATCTAATTTTACCTGATGCAACCGTTAAAACATCTATATCATTATCTAGATGGACTAAGAACATACCATTAGGATATGCTATCGTAACTACACCCTCAATAGTGACAAAATTCTTTTTGGTACCCATTTTAACTAGACTCCTAGTTTTTTACAGTGATTAAAAAAGGAGGAATAGTTATTAACTATGACATTCATAATTATTAACTATGAAATTGATTTCTAAAAGAGAGGaatcatttaattataaaaaattaaaaaaaagacattttaataaaattttaattgaaaaataaacatgaatagcTTTTTTTTGTAAGCTATTACTACTCAATAATATTCATTGAATTATAATGAATTCCTTTTTTGTTAGCCAAATTTCTGACACTGAACACTCAATAATGAGTCATTATTGACTCCTATCGTCAATAATatcttttgtcaatattattgataGCATTCCAATTATTGGAAGCAAAAATGCAATTCAGGCATTTACTTTTTGTTTTGGAGTTACCATAAAACACATAATAATTCCCCTCCTATTTTTTTTGTCGAGCTTCTCGATCAATCATTATTCCTTGCGAAGTAGAAAGGATTGCAATCCCCATTCCACCTAAAACTTTAGGGATCTCTCGAGAATTAGAATAGATTCTCAAACCAGGTTTGCTAATACACTTTGAAGCGGTTATATATCTCTTTTGCATCCTTCCCCTAGATTttgaagttaaaacaaaaaaagatttTTTACCTTCTCGATGTTTCCTAACATCCTCTATAAAACCTTCTCATAGAAGAATCTTTGTGATGTTCTCGGTAATAATAGTAGTTGCTACTCGAACTGTTTTTTTTTTTACCATATCAGCATTTCTTATATAAGTCATTAGATTAGCAATAGTATCATTACCCATGGCGAACTAATTCTTAAGAATTTACAAGCTCAATATAAAGGCATGTTTATCTGTTTTTTAGGAATATGCCTGACATTACTTCTACATAATTTATCAGTATTTATAATACTTCAAGAGCCAATGATATTATTTTGGTGAAATTCAATTCTCTTAATTCCTCAGTAACTGAACCAAAAACTCGATTTCCTCTTGGATTTCCTTTCCGATCAATGACAACTGATGCATTATCATCAGATCGTATTATCATTCCATCACTATGTTTAAGTTCTTTACACGTACGTATAACTACGGCTCTAACTACCTCTGATTCTTCCAGAGGCATATTAGGTGTTGCTTCTTTAATTATAGTGATGATAATATCATCGATATTAGCAGTGTTACGATTACCTGCTCCTAGCACTCGAATACACATTAATTTTCGGGCTCCACTATTGTTTGCTACATTCAAGTAAGTTTGGGACTGAATCATATTTCCTCCAAAAGAATTGTTAACTCAGTAGAAAAAAAGTATTTCTTATCAATTCAATAATCTTTTTCTACCAGAAATATCTCTTTGGTTCGGCATTATTTATGCAAACTAGTAATAAATTTAGTATGTATAGGCATTTTATGCACAACGATTTGAAAAGCTTCTCTAGCTATAGTCTCTGATACTCCACTTATTTCATAAAGTATTCGACCTAGTTTGACCACGGATACCCAATATTTTGGAGATCCCTTGGATTTCCCCGAACCCATACGTATTTCTGCAGGTCTCGTTCTAATAGGTTTGTTGGGAAATATATGTATCCATATTTTTACGTCGCGACGGGCATAGCGAGTAATTGCTCATCGTCTTGCTTCTATTTGCCTAGATGTGATCCAAACAGGTTCCAATGCCTGAAGAGAAAATCTACCCAAACAAATGCGATTACCCCGAGAAGATATTCC is part of the Cryptomeria japonica chromosome 10, Sugi_1.0, whole genome shotgun sequence genome and harbors:
- the LOC131038496 gene encoding large ribosomal subunit protein uL14c-like encodes the protein MIQSQTYLNVANNSGARKLMCIRVLGAGNRNTANIDDIIITIIKEATPNMPLEESEVVRAVVIRTCKELKHSDGMIIRSDDNASVVIDRKGNPRGNRVFGSVTEELRELNFTKIISLALEVL